Proteins found in one Rhinolophus ferrumequinum isolate MPI-CBG mRhiFer1 chromosome 9, mRhiFer1_v1.p, whole genome shotgun sequence genomic segment:
- the LOC117027257 gene encoding guanylate-binding protein 4 isoform X1, with translation MACGSVMKNPICLVENQKTHLTVNRKALQILNKISQPVVVVAIAGLCRTGKSYLMNRLAGRNRGFPLGHTVRSETKGIWMWCVPHPSKQNHTLVLLDTEGLDDVEKGDSNNDSWIFVLAVLLSSSFVYNSMSTINHQALEQLHYVTELSNLIRTKSSPSSGGVNDSAEFVSFFPDFVWVVRDFMLALVLDGRPITEDEYLENALKLIPGEGSQIQNSNRTRECIRKFFPKRKCFVFDRPTNDKKLLHRLHEASENQLETTFQEQSKNFCSYVFKNAKAKTLRQGLIVDGYRLESLVVTYVDAINSGAVPCLENAVTTLAQRENSAAVQKAADHYREQMAQRVRFPTDTLQQLLDLHAACEREAIQIFMENSFKDENQEFQKKLVSTIQEKKEDFLLQNEEASRKYCEAQLTQLLEPLRNDISRGTYSVPGGYKLYLEKRHKVEQSYKLVPRKGVKANKVLQSSLQSLAATEESILQADRALTAAEKNLAAERAKNQATEKELELQRQKLKEMEEKMASQEKTFEENIVQLKKKLEREIENRLRDQKKCLEHKWEMEKELLEEGFKKKAEELKKEIIQLKEMYKRLENQQSSQIIQNVLCLASTIFHPVLPGICNLLLIMKKLCGF, from the exons ATGGCCTGTGGATCTGTGATGAAGAACCCCATCTGTCTGGTGGAAAACCAGAAAACTCATCTGACAGTAAATAGAAAAGCACTGCAGATTCTTAACAAGATCTCTCAGCCTGTAGTGGTGGTGGCCATCGCAGGACTGTGTCGAACAGGAAAATCCTACTTAATGAACCGCCTGGCAGGACGGAACCGTG GTTTCCCTCTGGGCCACACAGTGAGGTCTGAAACCAAGGGCATCTGGATGTGGTGTGTACCCCACCCTTCCAAACAGAATCATACCCTGGTCCTTCTGGACACCGAGGGTCTGGACGATGTAGAAAAG gGTGATTCTAACAATGACTCGTGGATCTTCGTGCTGGCCGTGCTTCTGAGCAGCAGCTTTGTCTACAACAGCATGAGCACCATCAACCACCAGGCCCTGGAGCAGCTGCA CTACGTGACTGAACTAAGCAACCTAATCAGGACAAAATCATCTCCCAGCTCTGGGGGTGTAAATGACTCAGCtgagtttgtcagtttctttccAGACTTCGTTTGGGTTGTACGGGATTTCATGCTGGCCCTGGTGTTAGACGGACGGCCCATCACTGAAGATGAGTACCTGGAGAATGCCTTGAAGCTGATCCCAG GCGAGGGTTCCCAAATCCAAAACAGCAACAGGACCAGAGAGTGTATCAGGAAATTCTTCCCCAAACGGAAGTGCTTTGTCTTTGACCGGCCTACAAATGACAAAAAACTATTACACCGTCTTCATGAAGCATCAGAGAACCAACTGGAAACGACTTTCCAGGAGCAATCCAAAAATTTCTGTTCATATGTCTTCAAAAATGCCAAAGCTAAGACCCTAAGACAAGGGCTCATTGTCGATGGATATC GGCTGGAGTCTCTGGTGGTGACCTATGTGGATGCCATCAATAGTGGAGCAGTACCTTGTTTGGAGAACGCAGTGACAACTCTGGCCCAGCGTGAGAACTCAGCGGCTGTGCAGAAGGCAGCCGACCACTACCGTGAGCAGATGGCCCAGCGAGTGAGGTTCCCCACAGACACGCTCCAGCAGCTGCTGGACCTGCACGCAGCCTGTGAGAGAGAAGCCATTCAAATCTTCATGGAGAACTCCTTCAAGGATGAAAACCAGGAGTTCCAGAAGAAGCTTGTA AGCACcatacaggaaaagaaagaagatttcTTGCTGCAGAATGAAGAAGCATCTAGGAAATATTGCGAGGCTCAGCTTACGCAGCTTCTTGAGCCCTTGAGGAATGATATTTCTAGAGGAACTTACTCTGTGCCTGGAGGATACAAACTCTACTTAGAAAAAAGGCACAAAGTTGAACAATCCTATAAGCTGGTGCCCAGGAAAGGAGTTAAG GCAAATAAGGTTCTCCAGAGTTCCCTGCAGTCACTGGCTGCTACAGAGGAATCCATCCTGCAGGCAGACagagccctcactgctgcagagaagaATCTAGCAG CTGAGCGTGCCAAGAATCAGGCCACTGAGAAGGAACTGGAGCTTCAAAGACAGAAActgaaggaaatggaggaaaagatgGCGTCTCAAGAGAAAACTTTCGAGGAAAACATAGTCCAACTGAAGAAGAAGttagagagagaaatagaaaaccgACTGAGAGATCAGAAAAAATGTCTGGAGCACAAGTGGGAG atggaaaaagaactaCTTGAGGAAGGATTTAAGAAGAAAGCTGAGGAGTTGAAAAAAGAGATAATTCAactaaaagaaatgtataaaagaCTTGAAAACCAACAGTCTtcacaaataattcaaaatgtccTTTGTTTAGCAAGCACTATATTTCACCCAGTACTACCTGGGATTTGTAACTTACTATTAATAATGAAGAAATTATGCGGATTTTAA
- the LOC117027257 gene encoding guanylate-binding protein 7 isoform X2: MWCVPHPSKQNHTLVLLDTEGLDDVEKGDSNNDSWIFVLAVLLSSSFVYNSMSTINHQALEQLHYVTELSNLIRTKSSPSSGGVNDSAEFVSFFPDFVWVVRDFMLALVLDGRPITEDEYLENALKLIPGEGSQIQNSNRTRECIRKFFPKRKCFVFDRPTNDKKLLHRLHEASENQLETTFQEQSKNFCSYVFKNAKAKTLRQGLIVDGYRLESLVVTYVDAINSGAVPCLENAVTTLAQRENSAAVQKAADHYREQMAQRVRFPTDTLQQLLDLHAACEREAIQIFMENSFKDENQEFQKKLVSTIQEKKEDFLLQNEEASRKYCEAQLTQLLEPLRNDISRGTYSVPGGYKLYLEKRHKVEQSYKLVPRKGVKANKVLQSSLQSLAATEESILQADRALTAAEKNLAAERAKNQATEKELELQRQKLKEMEEKMASQEKTFEENIVQLKKKLEREIENRLRDQKKCLEHKWEMEKELLEEGFKKKAEELKKEIIQLKEMYKRLENQQSSQIIQNVLCLASTIFHPVLPGICNLLLIMKKLCGF, encoded by the exons ATGTGGTGTGTACCCCACCCTTCCAAACAGAATCATACCCTGGTCCTTCTGGACACCGAGGGTCTGGACGATGTAGAAAAG gGTGATTCTAACAATGACTCGTGGATCTTCGTGCTGGCCGTGCTTCTGAGCAGCAGCTTTGTCTACAACAGCATGAGCACCATCAACCACCAGGCCCTGGAGCAGCTGCA CTACGTGACTGAACTAAGCAACCTAATCAGGACAAAATCATCTCCCAGCTCTGGGGGTGTAAATGACTCAGCtgagtttgtcagtttctttccAGACTTCGTTTGGGTTGTACGGGATTTCATGCTGGCCCTGGTGTTAGACGGACGGCCCATCACTGAAGATGAGTACCTGGAGAATGCCTTGAAGCTGATCCCAG GCGAGGGTTCCCAAATCCAAAACAGCAACAGGACCAGAGAGTGTATCAGGAAATTCTTCCCCAAACGGAAGTGCTTTGTCTTTGACCGGCCTACAAATGACAAAAAACTATTACACCGTCTTCATGAAGCATCAGAGAACCAACTGGAAACGACTTTCCAGGAGCAATCCAAAAATTTCTGTTCATATGTCTTCAAAAATGCCAAAGCTAAGACCCTAAGACAAGGGCTCATTGTCGATGGATATC GGCTGGAGTCTCTGGTGGTGACCTATGTGGATGCCATCAATAGTGGAGCAGTACCTTGTTTGGAGAACGCAGTGACAACTCTGGCCCAGCGTGAGAACTCAGCGGCTGTGCAGAAGGCAGCCGACCACTACCGTGAGCAGATGGCCCAGCGAGTGAGGTTCCCCACAGACACGCTCCAGCAGCTGCTGGACCTGCACGCAGCCTGTGAGAGAGAAGCCATTCAAATCTTCATGGAGAACTCCTTCAAGGATGAAAACCAGGAGTTCCAGAAGAAGCTTGTA AGCACcatacaggaaaagaaagaagatttcTTGCTGCAGAATGAAGAAGCATCTAGGAAATATTGCGAGGCTCAGCTTACGCAGCTTCTTGAGCCCTTGAGGAATGATATTTCTAGAGGAACTTACTCTGTGCCTGGAGGATACAAACTCTACTTAGAAAAAAGGCACAAAGTTGAACAATCCTATAAGCTGGTGCCCAGGAAAGGAGTTAAG GCAAATAAGGTTCTCCAGAGTTCCCTGCAGTCACTGGCTGCTACAGAGGAATCCATCCTGCAGGCAGACagagccctcactgctgcagagaagaATCTAGCAG CTGAGCGTGCCAAGAATCAGGCCACTGAGAAGGAACTGGAGCTTCAAAGACAGAAActgaaggaaatggaggaaaagatgGCGTCTCAAGAGAAAACTTTCGAGGAAAACATAGTCCAACTGAAGAAGAAGttagagagagaaatagaaaaccgACTGAGAGATCAGAAAAAATGTCTGGAGCACAAGTGGGAG atggaaaaagaactaCTTGAGGAAGGATTTAAGAAGAAAGCTGAGGAGTTGAAAAAAGAGATAATTCAactaaaagaaatgtataaaagaCTTGAAAACCAACAGTCTtcacaaataattcaaaatgtccTTTGTTTAGCAAGCACTATATTTCACCCAGTACTACCTGGGATTTGTAACTTACTATTAATAATGAAGAAATTATGCGGATTTTAA